From a single Asticcacaulis sp. MM231 genomic region:
- a CDS encoding OsmC family protein encodes MIRTAQAHWAGNGQQGEGTLTTQSKVLNSQPYSFKLRFENADGQSGTNPEELIAAAHSGCFSMALAFALGAAGFTADSIDTEASVKLDPAEGGFAISGITLKLTAKIPGISQEQFDAIAAGAKANCPISKALSSVPITLEATLA; translated from the coding sequence ATGATCCGTACCGCACAGGCGCACTGGGCCGGCAATGGCCAGCAAGGCGAAGGCACGCTGACGACGCAAAGCAAGGTGCTGAACAGCCAGCCCTACAGCTTCAAGCTCCGTTTTGAAAACGCCGATGGCCAGTCAGGCACCAATCCGGAAGAACTGATCGCCGCCGCCCATTCGGGTTGTTTCTCGATGGCGCTGGCCTTCGCGCTCGGCGCGGCTGGCTTCACCGCTGACAGCATCGACACCGAAGCCTCGGTGAAGCTCGATCCGGCCGAAGGCGGCTTTGCCATCTCCGGCATCACGCTGAAACTGACCGCGAAAATCCCCGGTATTTCTCAGGAACAGTTCGACGCTATCGCCGCCGGCGCCAAGGCCAATTGCCCGATCTCCAAGGCGCTGTCATCGGTGCCGATCACGCTTGAGGCGACCCTGGCTTAA
- a CDS encoding kinase codes for MIGLLDLVAAQVVDWLETASKPLVLGVCGAQGSGKSTLSEGLEARLKARGLTVALLSLDDLYLAREARPVDISPLFATRGVPGTHDVALGERTFKGLLSGEPTRLPRFDKATDSPVPEEQWPEITAPDLIIFEGWCVGARPQADEDLARPVNDLERSDNGVWRRAVNEALKGAYATLFAPIDKLVLLAAPGFAIVRDWRIEQENSLRRRLQAEGRTGTHLMSDEAVGRFIQSYERLTCHILRTMPAYADLTLQLDSARHMTSATRLVPASASRVP; via the coding sequence GTGATCGGGTTGCTTGATCTCGTTGCCGCGCAGGTGGTGGACTGGCTGGAAACGGCCAGCAAACCCCTCGTGCTGGGCGTCTGCGGGGCGCAAGGTTCCGGAAAATCAACATTGAGCGAAGGCCTTGAGGCCCGTCTGAAAGCCAGGGGCCTGACCGTGGCGCTGCTCTCGCTCGATGATCTCTATCTGGCGCGCGAAGCCCGTCCGGTCGATATTTCTCCGCTGTTCGCCACGCGCGGCGTGCCGGGCACACACGATGTCGCCCTGGGCGAGCGTACCTTCAAAGGCTTGCTGTCCGGCGAGCCGACGCGCCTGCCGCGCTTCGACAAGGCGACCGACTCACCCGTGCCGGAAGAACAATGGCCGGAGATAACAGCGCCGGACCTCATTATTTTCGAGGGCTGGTGTGTGGGCGCGCGTCCGCAGGCCGACGAGGATCTGGCGAGGCCGGTCAATGATCTGGAACGCAGCGATAATGGCGTCTGGCGGCGTGCGGTCAATGAAGCGCTGAAAGGCGCTTACGCCACCTTGTTTGCCCCTATCGACAAACTGGTGCTGCTGGCGGCACCCGGTTTCGCAATCGTCCGCGACTGGCGAATCGAACAGGAAAACAGCCTGCGTCGCCGCTTGCAGGCCGAAGGGCGCACCGGCACGCACCTTATGAGCGATGAAGCAGTGGGGCGCTTCATCCAGTCTTACGAGCGCCTGACCTGTCATATTCTGCGCACCATGCCCGCCTATGCCGACCTGACCTTGCAACTTGATTCCGCGCGGCATATGACGTCAGCCACACGTCTTGTTCCTGCGTCCGCATCGAGAGTCCCATGA
- a CDS encoding YSC84-related protein, translated as MFKFPKLTASGFTLALALTTTAMVPALTPQVAEAASKADINSDSQAALNSLYAGNPTAKLIGSRAKAILIFPSIVKAGLVFGGAYGEGELLADGGVADYYNSFSGSWGLQAGAQSYGYAVFLMSDNAVKYLKESSGLEIGVGPTVVVVDEGVARNLSTSTLKDDAYAFVFDQKGLMAGVSIEGTKISKIKQ; from the coding sequence ATGTTCAAGTTTCCCAAACTGACCGCAAGTGGCTTTACGCTCGCCCTGGCCCTGACCACGACCGCCATGGTGCCCGCGCTCACCCCGCAGGTCGCGGAAGCCGCCAGCAAGGCCGATATTAATTCTGACTCACAAGCTGCGCTCAACTCGCTTTATGCCGGCAACCCGACCGCCAAGCTGATCGGTTCGCGCGCCAAGGCCATCCTGATCTTCCCCAGCATCGTCAAGGCCGGTTTGGTCTTCGGTGGCGCCTATGGTGAAGGCGAACTGTTGGCCGATGGCGGCGTGGCCGACTATTACAATTCCTTCTCCGGTTCGTGGGGCCTTCAGGCCGGCGCGCAGTCCTACGGTTACGCCGTTTTCCTGATGTCCGATAACGCCGTGAAATACCTCAAGGAAAGCTCCGGTCTTGAAATCGGCGTGGGCCCGACCGTGGTTGTGGTGGACGAGGGCGTGGCCCGCAATCTGTCGACCTCGACCCTGAAAGACGATGCCTATGCCTTCGTCTTCGATCAAAAGGGCCTGATGGCCGGTGTCTCGATTGAAGGCACCAAGATATCCAAGATCAAGCAATAG
- a CDS encoding D-glycerate dehydrogenase, with amino-acid sequence MTRPKILITRPWPTGAQAYMQAHYDATVNDTGKPLTHAELMQAMTAYDCLCSSLGDPMDAAVFGVPGARVKMIGHYGAGYENIDVAAAKAAGITVSNTPDVLTEATADIALMLMLMTSRRASEGERQLRAGAWKGWGTTALMGQSLEGKTLGLVGFGRIAQATARKAASALGMKIAYYSRHQAAADIEAALEARYVPSLDQLAAEADVLSLHTPGGAETRHMVDARLLKLMKPSAILINTARGSVVHEADLAEALKARTIWAAGLDVYEAEPVVHPALLDLSNAVLLPHLGSATVETREAMGMRAAVNVDLFFAGQPVRDRVA; translated from the coding sequence ATGACTCGTCCCAAGATCCTGATCACCCGTCCCTGGCCCACCGGTGCGCAGGCCTATATGCAGGCGCACTACGACGCGACCGTCAACGACACCGGCAAGCCCCTGACGCACGCCGAACTGATGCAGGCGATGACGGCGTATGACTGTCTGTGTTCATCGCTGGGCGATCCGATGGATGCTGCCGTCTTCGGCGTGCCGGGGGCGCGCGTGAAGATGATCGGCCACTATGGCGCCGGTTATGAGAATATCGATGTCGCCGCCGCCAAGGCCGCCGGCATCACTGTGTCCAATACGCCCGACGTCCTGACCGAGGCCACGGCCGATATCGCCCTGATGCTGATGCTGATGACCTCGCGCCGCGCCTCTGAGGGCGAGCGCCAGTTGCGCGCCGGTGCGTGGAAGGGCTGGGGCACGACGGCGCTGATGGGACAATCGCTGGAAGGCAAGACGCTGGGTCTGGTCGGCTTTGGCCGCATCGCCCAGGCGACCGCCCGCAAAGCCGCCAGCGCGCTCGGCATGAAGATCGCCTATTACAGCCGCCATCAGGCCGCCGCTGATATCGAGGCCGCGCTGGAGGCCCGTTATGTGCCGTCGCTCGACCAATTGGCGGCTGAGGCCGATGTCCTGTCGCTGCATACGCCGGGCGGGGCGGAGACAAGGCACATGGTCGACGCGCGTCTGCTTAAGCTGATGAAGCCGAGCGCGATCCTGATCAATACGGCGCGCGGCTCGGTGGTGCATGAGGCCGATCTGGCCGAAGCGCTGAAAGCCCGCACGATCTGGGCGGCGGGGCTCGATGTCTATGAGGCCGAGCCGGTGGTGCATCCGGCCTTGCTCGACCTGTCGAACGCCGTGCTGCTGCCACACCTTGGCAGCGCCACGGTCGAGACGCGCGAGGCCATGGGCATGCGCGCGGCGGTCAATGTTGATCTTTTCTTTGCCGGTCAGCCCGTGCGTGATCGGGTTGCTTGA
- a CDS encoding phosphocholine-specific phospholipase C — protein sequence MPMTIDRRRFLLSASLAASLGSLPASIARALDIPAKSTTGTIMDVEHIVILTQENRSFDHYFGTLNGVRGFSDRFPIPTVNGTVWSQPDEHDKTHLIAPFRLNTVQDFKYMRTDGTPHSFPDAQAAWDLGRLSNWPQAKHNHSLGYFTRDDIPFQFAMAEAFTICDAYHCAIHTGTNSNRLFIWTGTNDPSGAHHGPAIDNGYDNLKSDPQGHGGYTWVTYPERLTSAGISWQVYQDMDDNFTDNPLAGFKLYRMADKSKSPALAELAARSLRTRALDKLKDDVLTEKLPQVSWIVATAEGSEHPGPSSPAQGADYTARVLDALTANPAVWAKTVLLINFDENDGYFDHVPPPSVPAKLDGVPYGESQVDTAGEYHNDKNWKDRPYGLGPRVPLYVISPWSKGGFVNSQVFDHTSVIRFLEARFGVHEPNISAWRRAVCGDLTTCFDFANPNSEAFFQKLPETAATAERARKLSGQPKPQPPEQISPPVQENGQRRARPLPYRFNVQVKPSPIGHGISLEFVNDSIDTAVVFHVYDRNAVKNPPKRYTVKANGQLFATISATDDGKFDYDILGPNGFYRHFAGTGACPVTIESGKVLSLHAFGGETLTVTVTDNAYGQPAQSLTTAKGLNVNLMAFDLAVSDGWYDITLSGDGFSHRFAGHIENGQPSMTDPALGGPAVMKLV from the coding sequence ATGCCCATGACCATCGACCGCCGCCGCTTTCTGCTCTCCGCGTCTCTGGCCGCCTCTCTGGGCAGCCTGCCCGCCTCGATCGCCCGCGCGCTCGATATTCCGGCGAAAAGCACCACCGGCACGATCATGGATGTCGAGCACATCGTGATCCTGACGCAGGAAAACCGCTCGTTCGATCACTATTTCGGCACGCTCAATGGTGTGCGCGGCTTTTCCGACCGCTTCCCGATCCCTACGGTGAACGGCACGGTGTGGTCGCAGCCCGATGAGCACGACAAGACGCACCTGATCGCGCCTTTCCGGCTCAATACGGTGCAGGACTTCAAATATATGCGTACCGATGGCACGCCGCACAGCTTCCCCGATGCGCAGGCCGCCTGGGATCTCGGCCGCCTGTCCAACTGGCCGCAGGCCAAGCACAATCACAGCCTGGGCTATTTCACGCGCGACGACATTCCCTTCCAGTTCGCCATGGCCGAAGCCTTCACGATCTGCGACGCCTATCACTGCGCGATCCATACCGGCACAAATTCGAACCGCCTGTTCATCTGGACCGGCACCAATGATCCTTCGGGCGCGCATCATGGCCCGGCGATCGACAACGGCTACGACAACCTGAAAAGCGATCCTCAGGGCCACGGCGGCTACACCTGGGTGACCTACCCGGAGCGCCTGACCTCGGCTGGCATAAGCTGGCAGGTCTATCAGGACATGGACGATAATTTCACCGACAACCCATTGGCCGGCTTCAAGCTTTACCGCATGGCCGACAAATCGAAATCGCCCGCGCTGGCCGAACTGGCGGCGCGATCCTTGCGCACCCGCGCGCTCGACAAGCTGAAAGACGACGTGCTGACGGAAAAGCTGCCGCAGGTGTCGTGGATCGTCGCCACCGCCGAGGGTTCGGAGCATCCGGGGCCGTCTTCGCCGGCGCAGGGCGCGGACTATACCGCCCGCGTGCTCGATGCCCTGACCGCCAATCCGGCGGTATGGGCCAAGACGGTCCTGCTGATCAATTTCGACGAGAACGACGGCTATTTCGACCATGTGCCGCCGCCGTCAGTGCCCGCCAAACTCGATGGCGTGCCCTATGGCGAGAGCCAGGTTGACACCGCCGGTGAATACCACAACGACAAAAACTGGAAGGACCGGCCCTATGGTCTTGGTCCGCGCGTGCCGCTCTATGTGATTTCGCCATGGAGCAAGGGCGGTTTCGTCAATTCGCAGGTCTTCGACCACACCTCGGTCATCCGCTTCCTTGAGGCGCGCTTCGGCGTTCACGAACCCAATATCAGCGCGTGGCGCCGTGCGGTCTGCGGCGACCTGACGACCTGCTTTGATTTCGCCAACCCAAACAGCGAAGCCTTCTTCCAGAAACTGCCCGAGACCGCCGCCACCGCCGAGCGCGCCCGCAAGCTCTCCGGCCAGCCCAAGCCACAGCCGCCCGAACAGATAAGCCCGCCGGTGCAGGAAAATGGCCAGCGCCGGGCGCGGCCCCTGCCCTACCGCTTTAACGTCCAGGTCAAACCATCCCCCATCGGCCACGGCATATCGCTCGAATTCGTCAATGACAGCATCGACACAGCGGTTGTTTTCCACGTCTATGACCGTAATGCTGTGAAAAACCCTCCCAAGCGCTATACAGTCAAGGCCAACGGTCAACTGTTTGCCACGATATCTGCGACGGATGACGGCAAGTTTGACTACGACATCCTAGGGCCAAATGGCTTTTACCGCCATTTCGCCGGAACGGGTGCTTGTCCGGTAACGATCGAGAGCGGCAAGGTTTTGTCCCTGCATGCGTTCGGTGGTGAGACGCTCACCGTTACAGTCACCGACAATGCTTACGGTCAGCCAGCGCAAAGCTTGACCACGGCGAAAGGCCTCAACGTCAACCTCATGGCCTTCGATCTGGCAGTCAGTGATGGCTGGTACGATATCACGCTTTCAGGTGACGGCTTCAGCCACCGTTTCGCCGGTCATATTGAAAACGGCCAACCGTCTATGACCGATCCGGCGCTCGGCGGGCCGGCCGTGATGAAACTTGTCTGA
- the lldD gene encoding FMN-dependent L-lactate dehydrogenase LldD, with amino-acid sequence MIISAATDYREAARRKLPRFLFDYLDGGSYAEMTLRNNVSDLSSLALRQRVLRDVADLSLETELFGEKMAMPVALAPVGLGGMYARRGEVQVAKAAKKANIPYIISTVSLCPLEEIVEKSGCDIWFQLYVLKDRGFMKHALERAQALGVTKLVFTVDMPVPGARYRDKHSGMSGDFGPIRRMVQAIFKPEWAYDVGLRGTPHDLGNVSTYLGKATGLEDYIGWLGANFDPSISWKDLEWIRDVWKGPMIIKGILDPEDAKDAVTFGADGLVVSNHGGRQLDGALSTCKALPAIADAVGDDLTLLADSGIRTGLDVVRMLALGAKGVLLGRAYIYALAAGGEAGVTNLLGLIEKEMRTAMALTGVKTIAEINRNLLA; translated from the coding sequence ATGATCATTTCCGCCGCCACCGATTACCGCGAAGCCGCCCGGCGCAAACTGCCGCGCTTCCTGTTTGATTATCTTGACGGTGGCTCCTATGCCGAGATGACCCTGCGCAACAATGTCAGCGACCTGTCGTCGCTGGCGCTGCGTCAGCGCGTGTTGCGCGATGTGGCCGACCTGTCGCTGGAGACCGAGCTGTTCGGTGAAAAGATGGCGATGCCGGTGGCGCTGGCGCCGGTGGGACTGGGCGGCATGTACGCGCGCCGCGGCGAAGTGCAGGTGGCGAAAGCCGCGAAGAAGGCGAACATTCCCTATATCATTTCAACGGTTTCTCTATGCCCTCTTGAGGAAATTGTTGAGAAGTCAGGCTGCGATATCTGGTTCCAGCTCTATGTGCTGAAGGACCGCGGCTTTATGAAGCACGCGCTCGAACGCGCGCAGGCCCTGGGCGTCACCAAGCTGGTCTTTACCGTTGATATGCCGGTGCCGGGCGCGCGCTACCGCGATAAGCATTCGGGCATGAGCGGTGATTTCGGGCCGATCCGCCGCATGGTGCAGGCGATCTTCAAGCCGGAATGGGCCTATGACGTTGGCCTGCGCGGCACGCCGCACGATCTGGGCAATGTGTCGACATATCTCGGCAAGGCCACGGGGCTTGAGGACTATATCGGCTGGCTGGGCGCCAATTTCGATCCGAGCATTTCGTGGAAGGATCTGGAGTGGATTCGTGACGTCTGGAAAGGCCCGATGATCATCAAGGGCATTCTCGATCCGGAAGACGCGAAGGACGCGGTGACATTCGGCGCCGACGGCCTTGTGGTGTCGAATCACGGCGGCCGTCAGCTCGATGGCGCGCTCTCGACGTGCAAGGCCCTGCCGGCGATCGCCGACGCGGTGGGCGATGACCTGACGCTTCTGGCCGATTCCGGTATCCGTACGGGGCTCGACGTGGTGCGGATGCTGGCGCTCGGCGCCAAAGGCGTTCTGCTGGGCCGCGCCTATATCTATGCGCTGGCCGCCGGTGGCGAGGCGGGGGTCACCAACCTGCTGGGCCTCATCGAGAAGGAAATGCGCACGGCCATGGCGCTTACGGGCGTCAAGACCATCGCGGAAATCAATCGCAACCTGCTGGCCTGA
- a CDS encoding alkaline phosphatase D family protein: MGMVSRRKVMFAVGTVAAVPALGASALPETPSQVRFEHGVASGDPLIDGFILWTRISGLERGANIAWQIARDDSFNTVVAEGKVYTDAGRDYTVKADVRGLTPDTDYVYRFLAGPIPSPVGRTRTLPLETDKVVLAVASCALHPNGYFNAYRAIADLPRVDAVVHLGDYIYEYGAGLTDYGMGNGRMLMRLPEPAHEIVTLADYRMRHAQYKRDEDLQAAHARAPWICVFDDHEICNNPWRDGAENHNAGEGDWGVRKAAALKAYSEWMPIRDPEPGRLREAIYRSVRFGKLAELVMLESRLLARTKQLDYAEDLTYIDGKPDKTAFRAKLNAPERELLGAEQRQWLQNTLTASVHDGVTWQVLGNQIVMAKVNGPDIVKRLGPDAIAALRNLTPEGARQKLDTFVALFDSADPLPLNLDGWDGYPAERERVYAMIKAAQARTVVVSGDSHCAWANQLHDVTGQTMAVELGVTAISSPTRWLNSWLPDLQLAETLADQNTEVVAADDAYNGFVRLTLTPDEMTGEWMSVSTITSRTFTCFPQRRFSAKAKDLLLKPGA; encoded by the coding sequence ATGGGGATGGTCAGCCGCCGGAAAGTTATGTTCGCCGTGGGTACGGTCGCCGCCGTGCCCGCCCTTGGCGCCTCCGCGCTCCCGGAAACCCCCTCTCAGGTCCGGTTCGAGCATGGCGTGGCCTCCGGCGATCCCCTCATTGACGGCTTCATTCTGTGGACCCGCATCAGCGGCCTGGAACGCGGCGCAAATATCGCCTGGCAGATCGCCAGAGACGACAGCTTCAACACCGTAGTGGCCGAGGGCAAGGTCTACACCGACGCCGGCCGCGACTACACGGTCAAGGCCGATGTGCGCGGCCTGACACCCGACACCGACTATGTCTACCGCTTCCTCGCCGGCCCGATCCCCTCGCCGGTCGGCCGCACCCGCACCCTGCCGCTGGAAACCGACAAGGTGGTGCTGGCCGTGGCCTCCTGCGCCCTGCATCCCAACGGTTATTTCAACGCCTATCGCGCCATTGCCGACCTGCCGCGCGTCGATGCGGTCGTTCATCTCGGCGACTATATCTATGAATACGGCGCAGGCCTGACCGATTACGGTATGGGCAATGGCCGCATGCTGATGCGTCTGCCGGAGCCGGCGCACGAGATCGTCACCTTGGCGGATTACCGGATGCGCCACGCCCAGTACAAGCGCGATGAGGATTTACAGGCCGCCCATGCCCGCGCGCCATGGATTTGCGTCTTCGACGACCACGAGATCTGCAACAATCCATGGCGCGACGGCGCCGAAAACCACAATGCCGGCGAAGGTGACTGGGGCGTGCGCAAGGCGGCGGCGCTCAAGGCCTATTCGGAATGGATGCCGATCCGCGATCCGGAGCCCGGCCGCCTGCGCGAAGCCATCTATCGCAGCGTCCGCTTCGGCAAGCTGGCCGAACTGGTCATGCTGGAAAGCCGTCTGCTGGCGCGCACCAAGCAGCTCGATTACGCCGAAGACCTGACCTATATCGACGGCAAGCCCGACAAGACCGCTTTCCGCGCCAAGCTCAACGCGCCCGAACGCGAACTGCTGGGCGCAGAGCAGCGCCAGTGGCTGCAAAACACCCTGACCGCCTCGGTACATGACGGCGTGACCTGGCAGGTGCTGGGCAACCAGATCGTCATGGCCAAGGTCAATGGCCCGGATATCGTCAAGCGGCTCGGCCCTGATGCGATAGCAGCCCTGCGCAATCTGACCCCCGAAGGCGCGCGCCAGAAGCTCGACACCTTCGTGGCCCTGTTCGACAGCGCCGATCCCCTGCCGCTCAATCTTGATGGCTGGGACGGCTATCCAGCCGAACGCGAACGCGTCTACGCCATGATCAAGGCAGCCCAGGCCCGCACCGTGGTCGTCTCCGGTGACAGCCACTGCGCCTGGGCCAACCAGCTTCATGACGTGACCGGCCAGACCATGGCCGTTGAGCTCGGCGTCACGGCGATCAGCAGCCCGACACGCTGGTTAAATTCGTGGCTGCCAGACCTGCAACTGGCCGAGACGCTCGCCGATCAGAACACCGAGGTCGTGGCCGCCGATGACGCCTATAACGGCTTTGTCCGCCTGACCCTGACGCCCGATGAGATGACGGGCGAATGGATGTCGGTCAGCACGATCACCTCACGCACCTTTACCTGCTTCCCGCAGCGCCGCTTCTCGGCGAAGGCGAAGGATCTGCTGCTGAAGCCCGGCGCTTAA
- a CDS encoding glycosyltransferase family 39 protein: MTLTARLRTLPYLPLLTGLMVLRLVTSSRAGLVPDESYYWLWAQHPALGYYDHPPMVAWWIAGFTALADVAVLVRLPFILSFVALSWLMYDTAKVLFSASVARRTLLWLNACVLLSVGSVIATPDPPSVLMWACGLWALAKLHTTGKGWWWLVFGLFAGLGFEAKYTNLFLGVGVIAWLALDKDARRHLLTPWPYFGGLIAAAAMAPNLIWNAHHSWITFAKQFGRIEGSHFTAKYLIEFLISQPLLINPLIFVFVVTGVMMWWRNRHDSRLTLLIALPLPLLAYMLVHVFHDRIQGNWPAPVYPGLIVLAAAASETVTGKWLPRLRAWSAPFGIGLSVIALMYLALGNLGPSLAGAAGLSQGWKPLTETIVEKAAKLDADWIATTDYNTQGELAHAMGGNTFSPVPLVERERYGWPTYENILFRKRALIVVDASHSPDLAKCFNDLTDQGTVSRLKKPGKKSDFRLYTGRLKYVGCNLD, from the coding sequence ATGACGCTGACAGCCCGCCTTCGCACTCTCCCCTACCTGCCCCTGCTGACCGGACTGATGGTCCTGCGGCTGGTGACGTCGTCACGCGCCGGTCTGGTGCCGGACGAGAGCTATTACTGGCTGTGGGCGCAGCATCCGGCGCTTGGCTATTACGATCACCCGCCCATGGTGGCGTGGTGGATCGCGGGCTTCACCGCCCTCGCCGATGTCGCCGTGCTGGTGCGCCTGCCGTTTATCTTAAGCTTCGTGGCCTTGAGCTGGCTGATGTACGATACGGCGAAGGTGTTGTTCAGCGCCTCCGTGGCGCGCCGCACCCTGCTGTGGCTCAATGCCTGCGTGCTCCTGAGTGTCGGTTCGGTCATCGCAACGCCCGATCCCCCGTCGGTGCTGATGTGGGCGTGCGGCCTGTGGGCGCTGGCGAAGCTGCATACCACCGGCAAGGGCTGGTGGTGGCTGGTGTTTGGCCTGTTCGCCGGTCTGGGTTTCGAGGCGAAATACACCAACCTGTTCCTTGGCGTCGGCGTCATCGCCTGGTTGGCGCTCGACAAGGATGCCCGCCGCCACCTGCTGACGCCGTGGCCGTATTTTGGCGGGCTGATCGCCGCGGCCGCCATGGCGCCCAACCTGATCTGGAACGCCCACCACAGCTGGATCACCTTCGCCAAGCAGTTCGGGCGCATCGAAGGCAGCCACTTCACCGCCAAATACCTGATCGAATTCCTGATTTCGCAGCCCTTGCTGATCAATCCGCTGATCTTCGTCTTCGTCGTCACCGGCGTCATGATGTGGTGGCGTAACCGCCATGACAGCCGCCTGACCCTCCTGATCGCCCTGCCCCTGCCCTTGCTGGCCTATATGCTGGTGCACGTCTTCCATGACCGCATCCAGGGCAACTGGCCGGCGCCGGTCTATCCCGGCCTGATCGTGCTGGCGGCGGCGGCCTCCGAGACCGTCACCGGCAAGTGGTTGCCGCGCCTGCGCGCGTGGTCGGCACCGTTCGGCATTGGTCTAAGCGTCATCGCGCTGATGTATCTGGCGCTGGGCAATCTGGGCCCCAGCCTTGCCGGCGCAGCGGGCCTCAGTCAGGGCTGGAAGCCGCTCACCGAGACAATCGTGGAAAAAGCGGCTAAGCTCGATGCCGACTGGATCGCCACCACCGATTACAACACACAGGGCGAACTGGCGCACGCCATGGGCGGCAACACCTTCTCACCGGTGCCGCTGGTCGAACGCGAACGTTATGGCTGGCCGACCTATGAAAATATCCTGTTCCGCAAACGCGCCCTCATCGTGGTCGATGCGTCACACAGCCCCGATCTGGCGAAGTGCTTCAACGACCTGACCGATCAGGGCACGGTTTCACGCCTGAAAAAGCCCGGCAAGAAGTCAGATTTCCGACTCTATACCGGGCGTCTCAAATATGTCGGCTGTAATCTGGATTAG
- a CDS encoding MFS transporter, protein MPSDTAPANGRSFTLFLLIIVYALNFLDRQILSILKEPIAAELHLNDAQLGWMGGLAFGLLYSVLAIPVAWLADRYSRVTIMAASLAIWSGFTALCGLATSFPQMFLARMGVGVGEAGGVPPAYSLISDMYPQKQRARAMAVYSLAIPIGSAAGILFGGLMAAQVNWRWAFLVIGGIGVLLAPVFRLLVKEPVRGRFDAPREGQLSLIEVVRLAASKSSFWLMAFGASFASLVGYGFLYWFPTFLARSLHMDIVSRSQLFAGAFLISGIIGILSGGILADKLGTARKGAYPLVPAIAFLLSAPLYALCIMAKTPHAAFFLILIPQALGLMWFGPLLTAVQHLAPASSRALIAALFLLITNLIGLSAGPYFFGKVSELLKPEYGADSIKWAFVIGLGFYLVAAVLLLLASRTIKRDWVD, encoded by the coding sequence ATGCCATCCGATACTGCACCCGCAAACGGGCGTTCTTTCACGCTCTTTCTGCTGATCATCGTCTATGCGCTGAACTTTCTCGACCGGCAGATCCTGAGCATCCTGAAAGAGCCGATCGCCGCCGAACTGCACCTCAATGATGCCCAGCTCGGCTGGATGGGCGGCCTCGCCTTTGGACTGCTTTACAGTGTGCTGGCTATACCCGTCGCCTGGCTCGCCGATCGCTATTCGCGCGTCACAATCATGGCCGCCTCTCTGGCCATCTGGTCGGGCTTCACGGCGCTCTGCGGACTGGCGACCTCGTTTCCGCAGATGTTTCTGGCGCGGATGGGCGTCGGTGTGGGCGAGGCCGGCGGCGTGCCCCCCGCCTACAGCCTGATCTCGGATATGTATCCGCAGAAGCAACGCGCCCGTGCCATGGCCGTCTATTCGCTGGCCATCCCGATCGGCAGCGCGGCCGGTATCCTGTTCGGCGGCCTAATGGCGGCGCAGGTCAACTGGCGCTGGGCGTTTCTCGTCATCGGCGGCATCGGCGTCCTGCTGGCGCCGGTGTTTCGGCTGCTGGTGAAAGAGCCGGTACGCGGCCGGTTCGATGCGCCGCGCGAGGGCCAGCTCAGCCTGATCGAGGTGGTCAGGCTGGCGGCCAGCAAGTCCAGTTTCTGGCTCATGGCCTTTGGCGCTTCCTTCGCCTCGCTGGTAGGATATGGCTTCCTCTACTGGTTCCCGACGTTTCTGGCGCGCAGCCTGCATATGGATATCGTCAGCCGCTCGCAGCTTTTCGCCGGCGCCTTTCTTATCAGTGGCATCATCGGAATCTTAAGCGGCGGCATACTGGCCGATAAGCTCGGCACGGCGCGCAAAGGCGCCTATCCGCTGGTTCCCGCCATTGCTTTTCTGTTGTCGGCACCGCTTTACGCCCTGTGTATCATGGCCAAGACCCCGCACGCCGCGTTTTTCCTGATACTGATCCCGCAGGCGCTGGGTCTGATGTGGTTCGGGCCTCTGCTGACGGCGGTCCAGCATCTGGCGCCGGCGTCCTCACGCGCGCTGATAGCGGCTTTGTTCCTGCTGATCACCAACCTGATCGGTCTCAGCGCCGGGCCGTACTTCTTCGGCAAGGTGTCGGAACTGCTCAAGCCGGAGTACGGCGCGGACTCGATCAAATGGGCCTTTGTGATCGGCCTTGGCTTCTATCTGGTGGCGGCAGTTCTGCTGCTTCTCGCCTCGCGCACGATAAAAAGGGACTGGGTGGACTAA